The Paraburkholderia hospita region ACAGAGGCACTACAGCAAGGCAGCCTCGTTCAGGTGCTCGTCGACTGGGAATTCGAGGCGCGTTCATACATGGGTCCCGTCTGGCTGCTGTATCCGCCTAACCGCTTCCTTCCGTCGAAGGTGCGAGCGCTGATCGACTACCTCGCGAGCCACCTGCATGACGCCGTGGATGAGTGAGCGGTCTCGCGCCATGTCATGTTTGACCGCGACGCGGTGCGGGAGACTCGAACGGGATGGGTTGGTCAGCCGGAATGGGCGACCTCTTAAAAGCGCGAGACCCCGCGCCGCGCGGGGTCTGTGCTGTCGGCTGGAATCGCTTATCAGACGTTGACCGGCAGGCCTGTTCGCTTTCTCGCGGGCTTGACGCTCATTAAGTTGGGCATACTACTGGCCACGAGTTCTGCAACAGCTTCCGCAGTCGCTGCCGAGAGGGTCCACCCCAAATGCCCGTGTCCAGTGTTGTAGAAAATATTGCGTCGGCGACCGGAGCCCACTTTGGGCAGCATGCCCGGCAGCATGGGGCGCAGGCCAGCCCACGGAATGACGCGCGCCGTCGACATGTCCGGAAAATGAGTGCGTGTCCAATTGACGAGGGGCTGGATTCGATCCGAACGGATGTCACGGTTCAGGCCGTTCAACTCAGCCGTTCCAGCAACACGGAAGCGATCGACGCCGAGACGGCTGGTCACAATCTTGGCGTTGTCGTCAAGCAGGCTGACCCAAGGCGCGGCGTGTTGGCTTTTTGTGTCTTCGAGGCAGACCGTGATCGAATAACCCTTCACCGGATAGACGTTCACGTGGTCTCCCACATACGCGGCTAGCGCACGACTTCCGACACCCGCACAAATCACTACCCGGTCGAAGCTTTCCGTATCAGTCTGACTTTCGTGCGCGAAAGCAATCCTCAATTCACCCTCTGCGGCCTCGGAAATGGACTGCACGCTCGTGTCGTAGCGGAACTCGACACCCAAACGCACGCAGGCTTCAGCAAGACCACGCGTGAACTTGTGAATGTCACCCGTCGAATCCGACTCGGTGAAGAAGCCGCCGTGGAACTGCCCGTGAAGCGCCGGCTCGAGGGCGCGGATTTCGTCGGGTGTCACCGGGCGCCGGTCAAGACCGCCTTCACTTAGCAATGCATTGACCTTTGTCGCGGCGTCGAACTCCTTGCGGGTGGCATAGAAATGCAAGATGCCACGTCGTTCGAGGTCGAAATCGATGTGCTCGCGCTCCGCGATCGAGAACATGTGCTCACGTGCAGCGATGGCTAGCCGCACGGTTTCGATCGTGTTGCTGCGATAGTTCGGAATCTGGCGCAGGAACTCGCCGATCCAGCTGTACTTGTGCCAACTCGGTCTCGGATTCATGAGGAGCGGAGCGTCGCGGCTAAACATCCAACGCAGGCCTTTCAGCACCGTGGAGCGGCTGTTCCAGACCTCAGCGTTGCTGGCCGATAGTTGACCGCCGTTGGCAAATGACGTTTCCATTGCCGCATAGCGATGACGTTCGAGAACGGTGACGCGGTAACCGCGCCGGGCGAGGGCATAAGCGGTGGTGACGCCCGTAATTCCGGCGCCAATGATGGCAATATGGGACATGACATGGTCCAGTGTTAGTTGAGCATCGCCGGCCGATGATTACCGGCGTCAATGCCCCATCTGTCCATGTACCTGAGAGTTTCGCTAATACCGGTTACGGTAATAGCTCCCCTTCGGTGGGCGCGCATGCGCCGCTCTCCAGATGTTCTCGCTGCACGGTCCTTTTGCCTGAGAGTTTCCGGGGCGGTTGCTCCGTCGGCGTCGTCGCGGGTGGACGATCTCTCCCGTGCTTCGTTGTAGAACAGCGCAAGGCTACTACCTCAAAGAAACGACAGCAAGTCTTTTCAAATAGACGGCAGTGAACTTCCCGTTCGGGTGCGTAGCAACCCTATCGCGATCTCGATGTGTCCAGAAATGCTTCGGATTTTCCCGAAGTGCGTTTCTGATTTTTGGCATTTTTCCGTCGAATTTGTTTGCATAGACTCCGTTCCAGATGCACCGCCTGCCTGTCACAACGGACGACGCCGCGGCGGTGACGAGGGCGCCTGGTGCGCCGCACCTATCTGAACGAACAACAGGACGAGTGCAATATCATGTCTGAAAACAGTTACGAAACCGGTCGCCTCAATTTGCCCTTTGTTGGAATCTGCACGTTCGCGAAGTCTCCGCTGTGTCTTGACTGGGACAAAATCGATGCGGATGTCGCGGTGATGGGCGCTCCTTTCGACTGCGGTACGCAGTGGCGGGCGGGTGCAAGGTTCGGTCCGCGCTCGATCCGGGATGCATCGACGCTGTTCTCATTCGGACACGGCGGCGCGTACGACTTCGAAGACGACGTCGTCTACTTGCCCAGCAACGAAGTTCGCATTGTCGATATCGGCGATGCGGACATGGTGCACACCAACACGGAGAAGAGTCACGCCAACATCGAGTACGGCGTGCGCAAGATCCTGGCGGCGGGCGCATTGCCGGTGGTGATGGGAGGCGATCACTCGATCAACATTCCGTGCATCAATGCGTTCGAAGGTCAGGAGCCGTTTCACATCGTCCATATCGACGCCCACCTCGATTTCGTCGACGAGCGCCATGGTGTGCGCCATGGCCACGGTAATCCGCTGCGGCGCGCGGCGGAAAAAAGCGTGGTATCGGGCATGACGCAAATCGGCATCCGCAACGTGTCGTCTACTGCGCGCGAAGGTTATGCCCAGGCACGCGAGATGGGCTCGGACATTATCTCGGTGCGCGACCTTCGACGCCTCGGCATCCAGGGTGTCCTGGACCGTATCCCGAAGGGCGTGCGCTATTACCTGACCATCGATATCGATGGCTTCGATCCGTCGATCGCGCCCGGCACGGGCACGCCGAGCCACGGCGGCCTGCTGTATTACGAAGGACTCGAACTCTTCGCTGGCCTTGCTGAGCAGGGTGACGTGATTGGCATCGACCTCGTGGAAGTCGCACCTGACTACGATCATTCGGGCTCGACGTCGATCCTGGCGGCGCAACTGCTGCTGAATACAATTGGCCGCGTGATGCATCAGCGCAAAGTCAAACGACACCTTTCCCGCTAAGTTCTCGCTAGCTATTTGCTGCTGCGTGCGGCCCGGTTGACTTTCCTGGCCGCCGCTCGCAGCTGGTTGCAAAAAGCCTGCACGACTCGCGCCGATTCGGCGCCTTTGCGCGTGATGATCTGAAAGTCCAGATGTGTCACATAGTGCTCAGGATCGATGCGTGCCAGTAGTCCACCGTCGACCCAGGGCTGCGCATAGTGAGGCGGCAGAAAGCCCACATAGTTGCCCGACAGGATGAG contains the following coding sequences:
- the speB gene encoding agmatinase: MSENSYETGRLNLPFVGICTFAKSPLCLDWDKIDADVAVMGAPFDCGTQWRAGARFGPRSIRDASTLFSFGHGGAYDFEDDVVYLPSNEVRIVDIGDADMVHTNTEKSHANIEYGVRKILAAGALPVVMGGDHSINIPCINAFEGQEPFHIVHIDAHLDFVDERHGVRHGHGNPLRRAAEKSVVSGMTQIGIRNVSSTAREGYAQAREMGSDIISVRDLRRLGIQGVLDRIPKGVRYYLTIDIDGFDPSIAPGTGTPSHGGLLYYEGLELFAGLAEQGDVIGIDLVEVAPDYDHSGSTSILAAQLLLNTIGRVMHQRKVKRHLSR
- a CDS encoding D-amino acid dehydrogenase; translation: MSHIAIIGAGITGVTTAYALARRGYRVTVLERHRYAAMETSFANGGQLSASNAEVWNSRSTVLKGLRWMFSRDAPLLMNPRPSWHKYSWIGEFLRQIPNYRSNTIETVRLAIAAREHMFSIAEREHIDFDLERRGILHFYATRKEFDAATKVNALLSEGGLDRRPVTPDEIRALEPALHGQFHGGFFTESDSTGDIHKFTRGLAEACVRLGVEFRYDTSVQSISEAAEGELRIAFAHESQTDTESFDRVVICAGVGSRALAAYVGDHVNVYPVKGYSITVCLEDTKSQHAAPWVSLLDDNAKIVTSRLGVDRFRVAGTAELNGLNRDIRSDRIQPLVNWTRTHFPDMSTARVIPWAGLRPMLPGMLPKVGSGRRRNIFYNTGHGHLGWTLSAATAEAVAELVASSMPNLMSVKPARKRTGLPVNV